In a genomic window of Bacillota bacterium:
- a CDS encoding LysO family transporter, which translates to MSQLILALLVGMACGVILKRNKSLKYMPTIVLATVACLLLVMGAKIGGNPEVLASLPRLGGKSLVFATLSIAGGVLLSLPLRGRN; encoded by the coding sequence ATGAGCCAACTAATACTGGCGCTGCTCGTAGGGATGGCCTGCGGCGTAATTCTCAAGAGAAATAAATCCCTAAAGTATATGCCCACAATTGTCTTGGCTACGGTCGCCTGCTTGCTCTTAGTCATGGGAGCCAAAATAGGTGGAAATCCTGAGGTACTGGCCTCCTTGCCTCGCCTCGGGGGCAAGTCACTAGTCTTTGCCACCTTGAGTATAGCTGGTGGCGTCCTACTGTCACTTCCTTTGAGGGGGCGAAATTAA
- a CDS encoding cation transporter produces the protein MLTNIVLTLLRGSVGFFAGSTAVLVDAANSASDIVATVVVYVGLKLAGNPPDETHHYGHAKYESVAAKIVALLIMATGISLGVKSFLLIKTGNIEVPGTLAIWVTVLSIVAKECAYRYVGRAGQRLRSSVLLADAANHRSDVLASFAVLCGVLGAQLGYPALDPLAGLTVSLYITYTGLKIYAQSIRELIDEAPSLPVLNDITRIAEGTCGVLSVTEIKARLISSRVLVDLKICVNPFLTVAEGHHIATLAKRALLEELPIVESVLVHVNPCHHMAVVDQSIDCTTCKFHPHDMPEEETADEPTNTGAARRDGLRRNSQEK, from the coding sequence ATTGTAGCTACTGTGGTGGTCTATGTGGGGCTTAAACTGGCTGGCAACCCGCCCGATGAGACGCATCACTATGGCCACGCCAAGTATGAGTCCGTAGCCGCTAAAATTGTGGCTCTCTTGATCATGGCCACCGGCATCAGTCTAGGCGTCAAATCGTTCTTGCTGATTAAAACGGGCAATATCGAAGTTCCGGGCACCCTGGCCATTTGGGTTACTGTCCTCTCCATTGTTGCCAAAGAGTGCGCTTACCGCTATGTCGGCAGAGCAGGTCAGCGACTCCGCAGTTCGGTCCTGCTGGCTGACGCAGCTAACCATCGTAGTGATGTACTGGCCTCGTTCGCGGTGCTCTGTGGCGTGCTGGGAGCACAGCTAGGCTACCCTGCGCTTGACCCACTCGCAGGGCTCACTGTATCACTTTATATCACCTATACCGGCCTCAAAATTTACGCGCAGTCAATCCGTGAGCTAATTGATGAGGCGCCGAGTCTGCCTGTACTAAACGACATTACCCGCATCGCGGAGGGCACGTGCGGGGTACTTTCAGTAACTGAAATTAAGGCTCGCCTCATCAGCTCACGCGTGCTAGTTGACCTTAAGATATGCGTCAACCCTTTTCTGACGGTAGCCGAAGGACACCATATCGCCACCTTAGCTAAACGAGCGCTTCTTGAGGAGCTGCCTATCGTAGAGAGCGTACTCGTCCATGTAAATCCCTGTCATCATATGGCGGTGGTAGATCAATCTATTGACTGCACTACCTGTAAGTTTCATCCACACGACATGCCTGAGGAGGAGACTGCTGATGAGCCAACTAATACTGGCGCTGCTCGTAGGGATGGCCTGCGGCGTAATTCTCAAGAGAAATAA